TCTGAAGGATAACGCTGCGAGAACAAACGATGAGTTACAGCTATTATCCCAGAAGTTTGTGGACAATGTTGTCAGTTTAAGCAAGGACCCCAATTACCCCAGTGTTTTTGCGCAAGAGATTTCTAAGCTAACTGGCAAAAACTACAGCGGTGGTAAAGAAGACGATATAACTGTTGTTGTCGTGAGAGTTGACTAACACTCCGCTCTTTAATCTCCTGGAAAGCAgtgtaaataaaaatacagCGTCATAAACGGTACTATATAAACACGTAGCCATTTAATAGAGCCAAACATAAGTGGGCATATAtagtaaaaatttaaagaactaTATTCGCAAAAGAATCTCAGTCGAAAGAACGTTTTAAAACAATCTTTTTAATCTTGTTTCGCTCGGTTTTTagtttctcttcttcttcaaggACATCAGAGACAAATTTCACATCCGTTGGTAATTGTaaaattcttgattgtGTCTTCTTACCGCTTTTAGTCAAGAACGTAAATGCAATCTTCTTTGGCTTGGATAACTCTTCGTAGGTCTCCTTGCTTGAAGAAGGTTCTTCActcttttttaataataaaggTTTTTGAACGCTGACTGGCTTCGAAATTACTGGAATTTTACTGGCAACAACCTTTTCGCTTTTCCTTGCGTCTATGGATTCTTGCATCATTTTCTGAAATTGCCtttccaattcttcttccGCTTTcctttcttcctcatccTTTAGTTTTCTCTCGTACTCTTCATACATTCGTTTCATTTCAATATCTCTGTCTGCGTCAAGATCACCACCATACTCCAAATCAGAGTCGctgtcttcttcttcttcatcatcatcatcctcatcatcatcatcttcatcatcatcctcatcgCCTTCTTCtccatcatcatcatcatcgtcatcgtcatcgtcatcatccTCGTCATCGTCctcatcgtcttcatcttcactTTCGTCTTGCTTTGCCTGATGTTTTCCTGGCGCTGACTCTGTGTTCGGTGTACTTATCTCCGcgtcttcatcttctcCTAGTAAATCGACACCATCGtcgttttcatcatcttcatcctcatcatcttcGGTGATTGACTCGATAGGAACAGCACTCTCCTTACCGTTGTGAATGCTTGCAGAAGATCCCTTCACTCTGTCgtctttactttttattgCGTTTAATGATTTCAGTAAACTTTCCAACCTTGAGGCACTTTCTACCAAATTTTCTGACCTTTCAAATTTAGTGTTTCCGAAAATATtctcatattttttaaatgtGCTTGAAACTCTGAATTCTGTTTCCTTGGGTAAAGGTTGTTCTTTAATAAAAGTATAATACTCGAAAAACCTCAGCAAAAGTTTGCATTTCTTAGTAAAAGCTGCAGGGGTCCTGTTGATATTTAACAGAATTGTAGTGACTAGTTGAATCCTGAAATAATTATCCGGTGGATCTGAGTAGTTTAAATAAAATGGATTGGGTTGATTGTTGATATGACCAAACCGAATAATGTGGTAGATAGTATCTAACAAAACATCGGATTTTATCATTTCAAAGTTGAATATTTCAGTTAAGTATCTGACATTTGATATTCTATGCATGTTTTGTCCATAATCGTTAATTTCTAAGCCTCGCTCAATGTTTTCCAGTACTTGGTCTATACATCTGATGACGAAATCGCGGCGGTAACTGTATAGACCGCCTAGAACTTTTGTTAATAAGggaatattttgatagCTAATCTTATGTGGTTTTGAAAACAGAGAAAACAGCACTTTCTGAATAGCTACATCGTCCCAGTGAGCTTTCCGAACCAACTTGACAATGTGTTTGAAGTCTAGGCTACTTAGTTCACTTCTAATTAATATGCGATAAAACTGTTGTTCAGGCGTTATTGTTTTTACCGTAACATTTAATGATTTTACAGAAGGGGGATAAAGTAAAGTAATTATGTTTTCTAAGGCGCTTTTCATGTTCATGTTCAATTGCctatcattttttttatccttGATTAGTTGGAccattttttccattaattCCTTATATTCTGGCTTATTTAGCAGAAATTTCCCTGAGTGCTCCAACAAAACCGTCAAAATTTCTACGTTATTTGGAACTTGCATATACATGATTAATGTTCTAATCTTATGAAAAATCATAAACGATGGTATTAATTGAAATTTAATCATTTcactgaagaagatgatgttTTTAACGTTAATCTTATTAGAATGTAATTGACTCCTGAAGCCATTGTCTAGGTAGTTAATAAACTCAGAAACAATTTCCGGCATATATTTGCTATTTGTTGCAATAAATCTGGAATACACTGGCAGTTTGCTCCAATCTTGTGTTTccatgaaaaatttcaatattcGATTTCTTGTGGCTTTGTTGTCCAAATATGATGACCAATATCTATTTGAAAGGTCATCGATTATATCTTTACAATCTGCCATTTCCAAATCCGTAAAGAATagattgatattttttgagTTAACGtttgaatctttttctgttttagAAGATTGTGATTCTTCTACTGTTTTTGAGATATCTGGTAAGATTTCATAAAATTTCCTTgtatcttcattttcccATAATCGTTGGTTGGGTGGCAATATCTGATTCGTGATCATTGGAGAAGCTGTTTCTTTCAGATCATCATTAGAGGCACCTTCAAGCTCCGGAATTTCTAACTTAAAAAATTCTCCCAAAGTAATTGCAGATGTCTTGAACCTAATGAATATTGGAAGTAACTTGTCGTACTCCTCTACGTACTCATCTCTCAATTTTCCCGTTCTTATTTGGCATTTCTGATGTTCTCTTTGCAGTTTATTGACCTTCTTATGCAGTTCTGTGGCCCTCGCAAAAGTGGCGTCTATAAAATTCTTAAACAGAGACTGTAACGCACCTTTTAACTTCGAGTCATATATTAAATCATCCCAAGAATTATCATCGTCGCGAAACAAAGGTGCAAATTTCTTAATAAATGCGGTCGCAATAGTGGTAGTAAAGCCCAATTTGAACTTATAATTAAGAATCTCTCTGAGAATACTGAATAACAACGGATCCTTTCGCCCAGTTTTCTTCTGTAGGAAGTTTGGAATAGCATCTTTCGACTCAATATCATCCAATGTTCTAAAAACTCCAACTAAATAAAGCTCGGTAAATACCCGAAGATTACCTTTAACTCTGGTTATCCTTTGAAGCTCATCTCTTTCGGATTCAATGTCAACAGAGGGGTTCTCAAAAGCTTGTAAAAAAGCTCCTAAAAGCGGACTAGTAAATCGGCCATTGAACCTTTGATGAAGTCCACTTATGATCTCAACAGCGGCAATTACgtcatcatttttattcaaaacattTAGCAGACATTCTGTTACCGTCACTATTATCTCTGATAGGTACTTTTCCAAGGACGCCTCACttaaatctttcaataatgaagattCTGAACCTTTCACAAAACCCTtctttagtttttttataaagCCAGTGTTTCTCTTTATACTGGAATCCAgttttttacttttcagGGGAAAGACTTCTTCGCCATTCCAAGCTCGGGTGTTCAAATCAtgcaattcttttttccgTCCATCCTGTTGATACATAATTGTTACCGTAGTTTACAACGATCAATAAAAGAAGTTAGTATAAAACCTTAGAAGTACTGAAAGGCCGATCTGGCCACAGTAAGATAAATCAAACATACGTCCATAATTTCTGTCCAATGTATTATCAATGCAGATACAATATTAGATTATTTAAGCATTTAAGTTGATTGTTACTGTTCATTGTAAAGTAATATGGGCCTCATTAGTTTCTCAAACCTGTATTCGAATGCAGTTTTTCAGTGACTGCcaagaaagtgaaaaaaaaaaaaagaagcaggCTCCATCAATTCGTATCAAGTGATAATTATCACATAAATTATATAATTGTAAACCTATTAATAACCCTAATATCATCCTCATGCCCTAAGAAATATTCAATATAACCCCCTAACAATATCATAATATCCCGTAGTGATCATAGAAACGCTATATGATGGTGCATAATTAAGATAAAGGTCATTCAGGCATGAAATAATGAACTTTAGTGAACGACTTAGTCATACAGAGTCTATTTTAGCTTAACCATTCGGTTTTATTTTACAGTCTAGACTCAAACGAGTGAAAAATTGCGATATCTGCGATGACCGAGTCCTGaacaataaaaattgaCCAGCagggaaagaaaaggaaaagatcTCAACTCTGGCGGTTGCCTCCAGGACCTGCACTAGAAAGGACTATTGAGTGTAGACTAAGTGGTGGACGGGATGGAGGCACTTATCGTATTTATAGTGCTTTCCGTATCCGGAGCATTTGCTTACAAATGCTCCTATGAAAGGCTCTGGTTTAAAGTAGGGTCTTTGTTTGACATTATATCAACTTCCTCGAAGAAAAATGTCATTCCGTTGGCAAGCAAAATGGAAGTTGGCTCGAATGAGGATGTGTCTAGTATGGGTAATTTCATAAATAAATTCTACACAGAGTATTCTTTACCCTCACATAAGGTAC
This genomic interval from Saccharomyces cerevisiae S288C chromosome VIII, complete sequence contains the following:
- the NMD2 gene encoding Nmd2p (Protein involved in the nonsense-mediated mRNA decay (NMD) pathway; acts as a scaffold protein bridging Nam7p and Upf3p; involved in telomere maintenance; contains an acidic domain and three middle domains of eukaryotic initiation factor 4G (mIF4G) with aspartic 59 of mIF4G-1 important for NMD activity and translation termination accuracy), which translates into the protein MDDGRKKELHDLNTRAWNGEEVFPLKSKKLDSSIKRNTGFIKKLKKGFVKGSESSLLKDLSEASLEKYLSEIIVTVTECLLNVLNKNDDVIAAVEIISGLHQRFNGRFTSPLLGAFLQAFENPSVDIESERDELQRITRVKGNLRVFTELYLVGVFRTLDDIESKDAIPNFLQKKTGRKDPLLFSILREILNYKFKLGFTTTIATAFIKKFAPLFRDDDNSWDDLIYDSKLKGALQSLFKNFIDATFARATELHKKVNKLQREHQKCQIRTGKLRDEYVEEYDKLLPIFIRFKTSAITLGEFFKLEIPELEGASNDDLKETASPMITNQILPPNQRLWENEDTRKFYEILPDISKTVEESQSSKTEKDSNVNSKNINLFFTDLEMADCKDIIDDLSNRYWSSYLDNKATRNRILKFFMETQDWSKLPVYSRFIATNSKYMPEIVSEFINYLDNGFRSQLHSNKINVKNIIFFSEMIKFQLIPSFMIFHKIRTLIMYMQVPNNVEILTVLLEHSGKFLLNKPEYKELMEKMVQLIKDKKNDRQLNMNMKSALENIITLLYPPSVKSLNVTVKTITPEQQFYRILIRSELSSLDFKHIVKLVRKAHWDDVAIQKVLFSLFSKPHKISYQNIPLLTKVLGGLYSYRRDFVIRCIDQVLENIERGLEINDYGQNMHRISNVRYLTEIFNFEMIKSDVLLDTIYHIIRFGHINNQPNPFYLNYSDPPDNYFRIQLVTTILLNINRTPAAFTKKCKLLLRFFEYYTFIKEQPLPKETEFRVSSTFKKYENIFGNTKFERSENLVESASRLESLLKSLNAIKSKDDRVKGSSASIHNGKESAVPIESITEDDEDEDDENDDGVDLLGEDEDAEISTPNTESAPGKHQAKQDESEDEDDEDDDEDDDDDDDDDDDDGEEGDEDDDEDDDDEDDDDEEEEDSDSDLEYGGDLDADRDIEMKRMYEEYERKLKDEEERKAEEELERQFQKMMQESIDARKSEKVVASKIPVISKPVSVQKPLLLKKSEEPSSSKETYEELSKPKKIAFTFLTKSGKKTQSRILQLPTDVKFVSDVLEEEEKLKTERNKIKKIVLKRSFD